A window of the Maniola hyperantus chromosome 16, iAphHyp1.2, whole genome shotgun sequence genome harbors these coding sequences:
- the LOC117989732 gene encoding zinc finger protein 492-like: MEEAEIAFRESGPDHPILFIPKHLTTLETKCAPSDNVFINLNITTADTEGNDLNVYSGFCNVKVIDSSNDDNDADGEMYYPSDTENVLGEVTLPDSNDSNESDMLIDPTYNPYISDAMETEDNYTIYQSHDEHITVRQHGSYLKNVNHYSESVQYSQYMEFEHKKFKRMKTSGEPKPQHGEPSLNKERMIAKEKQVRAEMNYVDFPCDVAVKQLMSLELQGTPRQQRTILLFADGSQEGQTIQRIAIDDPQAKCRASGAGTSVPVNNSCQKKYQCEKCKQIFYQISAFRQHIQVKHTPKRKQPDVPANNVGFLCLECKKSFKSREKFEMHCLGHGNPDVECSTCRKVFASKSTLQNHIKIHLRKHKCPYCRKTYQKFKDLTAHLEKAHLVSKCDICNSTASTLGLEKHKEQHKFDVVLAQKPEPGAFNSERNLSVNNWPDSAEDYSVPYEETKQDHDSVIAQATSNELFLLHAKKGKKGKKCKEKRCNVCLKNFDRRSDLKRHLIEHILRSSLEKDPIDDSGILHLTCEVCQSQTFSRIDEYKAHLREHAKLTTYKCTVCGKTFSDSSNFSKHKKVHGNQHFQCDICLRKFNTKKTLIAHIEYHNANRPIKCYYCNKKYHFQSALNKHIKFVHEQIVPRYKCTICDDFLSTVKEKWEHEWLVHQVRKVVVDCLICGAKFRKYSELKRHCQLTHKVEIPPARRLLRKRDDRK, translated from the exons ATGGAGGAAGCAGAAATTGCCTTCAGAGAATCGGGACCTGACCATCCAATTTTGTTCATACCTAAACACTTAACCACGCTCGAAACGAAATGTGCACCATCTGATAACGTATTTATTAACTTAAATATAACGACGGCGGACACAGAGGGAAACGACCTTAATGTATATTCTGGGTTTTGCAACGTTAAAGTTATAGACAGTTCCAATGACGATAACGATGCCGATGGAGAAATGTACTATCCATCAGATACAGAGAATGTTTTGGGTGAAGTCACTCTACCAGACTCGAACGATAGCAATGAGTCTGACATGTTGATCGATCCAACATATAATCCATACATTAGTGATGCCATGGAAACTGAGGACAACTACACCATTTACCAGTCCCATGATGAACATATCACAGTGCGGCAGCACGGCTCTTATCTAAAGAATGTGAATCATTATAGTGAATCTGTGCAATACTCTCAGTATATGGAGTTTGAGCACAAAAAGTTCAAGCGGATGAAGACGAGCGGTGAACCGAAGCCACAACACGGTGAACCCAGTTTAAAca AAGAAAGAATGATTGCCAAGGAGAAGCAAGTTAGAGCGGAGATGAATTACGTAGACTTCCCCTGCGACGTCGCCGTCAAGCAACTGATGTCCCTGGAACTGCAGGGGACTCCCCGCCAGCAACGGACCATCCTGCTCTTTGCTGACGGCTCGCAGGAGGGACAAACCATCCAGAGAATAGCTATAGATGATCCACAGGCTAAGTGCCGTGCGAGTGGAGCTGGAACTAGTGTTCCTG TTAACAATTCATGTCAAAAGAAATACCAGTGTGAGAAATGCAAGCAAATATTTTATCAGATATCAGCATTCAGGCAGCACATCCAAGTCAAACACACTCCAAAGAGGAAACAGCCAGACGTGCCTGCAAACAATGTTGGCTTCTTATGCCTCGAATGCAAGAAAAGTTTCAAGAGTCGCGAAAAGTTTGAAATGCACTGCCTCGGCCACGGCAACCCGGATGTCGAGTGTAGCACATGCCGCAAAGTGTTCGCATCCAAGTCGACTCTTCAGAACCACATTAAAATACATCTGAGAAAACATAAATGCCCGTACTGTAGAAAGACTTATCAAAAATTCAAAGACTTGACAGCTCATTTGGAGAAGGCTCACTTGGTTTCTAAATGCGATATTTGTAATTCAACTGCATCTACGTTGGGGTTGGAGAAGCACAAGGAGCAACATAAGTTTGATGTGGTGCTAGCTCAGAAACCTGAACCCGGGGCTTTTAATTCTGAAAGAAATCTGTCAGTGAACAACTGGCCGGATAGTGCTGAAGACTACAGCGTGCCCTATGAGGAGACCAAGCAAGATCATGATTCTGTTATAGCTCAAGCCACCAGCAATGAATTGTTCCTGCTACATGCCAAGAAGGGGAAGAAAGGGAAGAAATGTAAGGAAAAG AGATGCAACGTATGCTTAAAGAACTTCGACCGCCGCAGCGACTTGAAGCGTCACCTCATCGAGCACATCCTTCGAAGCAGCCTCGAGAAGGACCCCATCGACGACTCCGGGATACTCCACCTCACATGCGAGGTATGTCAGAGCCAAACCTTCTCCCGAATCGACGAGTACAAGGCCCACCTTCGCGAGCACGCCAAGCTAACCACGTACAAATGCACGGTCTGCGGTAAAACCTTCAGCGACTCCAGCAACTTCTCCAAACACAAGAAAGTCCACGGCAACCAACATTTCCAGTGCGACATCTGCCTGCGGAAATTCAACACCAAAAAAACTTTAATCGCACACATCGAGTACCACAACGCAAACAGACCAATAAAGTgctattattgtaataaaaaataccaCTTCCAGTCGGCATTAaacaaacacatcaaatttgtACATGAGCAAATCGTACCCCGCTACAAATGCACGATCTGCGATGATTTCCTGAGCACCGTCAAAGAGAAATGGGAGCACGAATGGCTGGTGCACCAGGTCAGGAAGGTAGTTGTGGACTGCCTCATCTGTGGGGCGAAGTTCAGAAAATATTCTGAACTCAAACGGCATTGTCAATTGACGCACAAAGTAGAAATCCCGCCGGCTAGAAGGCTGTTAAGGAAACGCGACGACCGTAAATAA